The following are encoded together in the Salmonella enterica subsp. enterica serovar Choleraesuis genome:
- the ampH gene encoding D-alanyl-D-alanine-carboxypeptidase/ endopeptidase AmpH, with protein MKRHLALLAALTLGVLPLRGFSQPATNPLFAADVVDKYANNIYSSSGATGMAVVVIDGNQRVFRSFGETRPGNGVRPQLDSVIRIASLTKLMTSEMLVKMMDQGTVKLDDPLSKYAPPGTRVPTWNGTPIRLVNLATHTSTLPREQPGGAAHRPVFVWPTYNQRWNWLSATSLKAAPGSRAGYSNLAFDLLADALSRAAGRPYTQLFEDQITRPLGMKDTTFTPSPDQCSRLMVAQKSPSPCNNTLAAIGSGGVYSTPEDMMRWMQQFLSSDLHQRSAQADRMQTLIYQRSSLAHVNGMDVPGRADALGLGWVYMKPKNGRPGIIQKTGGAGGFITYMAMVPQANVGAFIVITRSPQTRFVNMSNGINDLVSELSGNLDTSVSVTTAARN; from the coding sequence TTGAAACGTCACTTAGCTCTGCTTGCCGCCCTTACGCTCGGCGTTCTGCCGCTGCGCGGCTTTAGCCAGCCTGCCACCAATCCGCTATTTGCCGCGGATGTTGTCGATAAATATGCCAATAACATTTATAGCAGCAGCGGAGCTACCGGTATGGCGGTCGTCGTCATCGACGGTAATCAACGCGTCTTCCGCAGCTTCGGCGAAACTCGCCCTGGTAATGGCGTTCGTCCCCAGCTTGACTCCGTCATCCGCATCGCCTCCCTGACCAAACTGATGACCAGTGAGATGCTGGTAAAAATGATGGATCAAGGGACGGTGAAGCTTGACGATCCGCTCAGTAAATATGCACCACCGGGCACCCGGGTTCCCACCTGGAACGGCACGCCTATCCGGCTGGTGAACCTGGCGACCCATACCAGTACCCTGCCTCGCGAGCAACCCGGCGGCGCGGCCCATCGCCCGGTTTTCGTGTGGCCGACCTATAATCAGCGCTGGAACTGGCTCTCTGCCACTTCGCTGAAAGCAGCGCCAGGTTCACGCGCCGGTTATTCAAACCTGGCTTTTGACCTGCTGGCAGATGCCTTATCCCGTGCGGCAGGCCGCCCTTATACTCAGTTATTTGAAGACCAGATAACCCGCCCGCTGGGGATGAAAGACACCACATTTACCCCGTCACCTGACCAGTGCTCGCGCCTGATGGTTGCCCAGAAAAGCCCAAGCCCTTGCAATAATACGCTGGCGGCTATCGGCAGTGGCGGCGTTTACTCCACCCCTGAAGACATGATGCGCTGGATGCAGCAGTTCCTCTCCTCTGATTTACATCAGCGCAGCGCTCAGGCCGATCGGATGCAGACCCTGATTTACCAGCGCAGCAGCCTGGCTCACGTTAATGGGATGGACGTTCCTGGACGGGCCGATGCCCTGGGTCTGGGCTGGGTTTACATGAAGCCGAAAAATGGCCGCCCGGGAATTATTCAGAAAACCGGTGGTGCAGGTGGCTTTATCACCTATATGGCGATGGTACCTCAGGCCAATGTCGGTGCGTTTATCGTGATTACCCGCTCGCCGCAGACCCGTTTTGTCAATATGAGTAATGGTATTAACGATCTGGTTAGCGAACTCAGTGGCAATCTTGACACTAGCGTGTCGGTAACGACCGCCGCCCGCAATTAA
- the tetD gene encoding transposase, translating into MRRDHFSERLIAQVIHWIEDHIYERITLDDLANKAGYSKWHFQRLFYDQMSITAASYIRNEKLYRSIYDLKFGDATIVSIADKYSFGSQQSYTRTFKHVLNCTPSQCRARNSLRLKDLSGVELCKACRQLQN; encoded by the coding sequence ATGAGAAGGGATCATTTCTCGGAAAGATTAATTGCTCAGGTCATTCACTGGATCGAAGACCATATCTACGAGCGTATTACTCTGGACGATTTAGCAAACAAAGCGGGTTATTCAAAATGGCATTTTCAGCGTCTGTTCTACGATCAGATGTCTATCACTGCCGCCAGTTATATTCGCAACGAGAAACTATACCGGTCAATTTATGACCTGAAATTTGGCGATGCCACTATCGTTTCAATTGCCGACAAATATAGCTTTGGTTCACAGCAATCCTATACCCGGACATTCAAACATGTCCTGAACTGTACGCCATCTCAATGTCGTGCCAGAAATAGCTTGCGCTTGAAAGACTTAAGCGGTGTAGAGCTTTGTAAAGCCTGCCGCCAGCTACAGAACTAA